A genome region from Pseudomonas sp. N3-W includes the following:
- the birA gene encoding bifunctional biotin--[acetyl-CoA-carboxylase] ligase/biotin operon repressor BirA → MLTLLKLLKDGRFHSGQALGEALGISRSAVWKQLQLLEAELGLSIHKVRGRGYQLATPLTLLDPVEVRAHSPACDWPVHVFDSIDSTNAEALRAVDRGQAAPFLVLAERQTAGRGRRGRKWVSPFAENIYYSLVLRIEGGMRQLEGLSLVVGLAVMHALREQGVAGVGLKWPNDLLVGQKKIAGILLELVGDPADVCHVVLGVGINVNMQMADEVDQQWTSMRLEAGRMFDRNQLAAGLSVTLESYLARHRVSGFSTIHAEWEQNHLWQGRAVSLIAGVNQIDGVVMGIDSQGALRLKVDGVEKVFSGGELSLRLRNDS, encoded by the coding sequence ATGCTGACGTTGTTAAAGCTTCTAAAGGATGGTCGCTTCCATTCAGGTCAGGCCTTGGGCGAAGCCCTGGGCATTAGTCGTAGCGCTGTCTGGAAACAGCTTCAGCTCCTGGAGGCTGAGCTGGGCCTGTCCATCCATAAAGTGCGTGGTCGTGGGTATCAGTTGGCTACTCCATTGACGCTACTTGACCCTGTGGAAGTGAGGGCACATTCGCCTGCTTGCGATTGGCCAGTCCATGTCTTTGACTCGATTGATTCGACCAATGCCGAGGCTCTGAGAGCTGTAGATCGCGGACAGGCTGCGCCTTTTCTGGTGCTCGCTGAGCGGCAGACGGCAGGTCGCGGAAGGCGTGGTCGGAAGTGGGTAAGCCCATTTGCAGAAAACATCTACTACAGCCTGGTATTGCGCATTGAAGGCGGGATGCGCCAGTTGGAGGGCTTGAGTTTGGTTGTAGGGCTTGCCGTGATGCATGCCTTGCGCGAGCAAGGTGTGGCTGGCGTCGGGCTGAAGTGGCCAAATGATCTTCTGGTTGGACAGAAAAAAATCGCCGGCATACTCCTGGAGTTGGTAGGTGACCCGGCCGACGTGTGTCACGTGGTGCTCGGTGTGGGCATCAATGTGAACATGCAAATGGCTGACGAGGTAGACCAGCAGTGGACCTCCATGCGACTGGAGGCGGGCAGGATGTTTGACCGCAATCAGCTGGCTGCTGGATTGAGCGTGACGCTTGAGTCATACCTGGCCCGTCATCGGGTAAGTGGTTTTTCAACCATTCATGCTGAGTGGGAGCAAAATCACCTGTGGCAGGGGCGGGCGGTGTCATTGATTGCCGGTGTTAACCAGATAGATGGTGTGGTGATGGGGATCGATAGTCAGGGTGCCCTGCGCTTGAAGGTGGATGGCGTGGAAAAGGTCTTTAGTGGTGGTGAGCTCAGCTTGAGGTTGCGTAATGATTCTTGA
- the tyrS gene encoding tyrosine--tRNA ligase, with protein MKSVEEQLALIKRGAEELLVESELIEKLKRGQPLRIKAGFDPTAPDLHLGHTVLINKLRQFQELGHQVIFLIGDFTGMIGDPSGKSATRPPLTREQVLDNAETYKTQVFKILDPAKTEVAFNSTWMDQMGPADFIRLTSQYTVARMLERDDFDKRYTTNQPIAIHEFLYPLVQGYDSVALRADVELGGTDQKFNLLMGRELQRGYGQEPQCILTMPLLEGLDGVKKMSKSLGNYVGIQEAPGVMYSKLVSIPDALMWRYFELLSFRSMDEINAFRADVEAGANPRDIKIRLAEEIVARFHGEEAAANAHRAAGNRMKEGELPDDLPEIELIATEDMPIAAVLNKAGLVKNSAMARDLLASGGVRIDGEVVDRTFIYVLGATHVCQAGKKAFARITLKSE; from the coding sequence GAAGTCGGTTGAAGAGCAGCTAGCGCTGATCAAACGTGGTGCGGAAGAACTGTTGGTCGAGTCCGAGCTGATCGAGAAGCTCAAGCGCGGCCAGCCGCTGCGTATTAAGGCGGGCTTTGATCCGACTGCGCCGGATTTGCACCTGGGCCACACCGTGCTTATTAATAAGCTGCGCCAGTTCCAGGAGCTGGGTCACCAGGTGATCTTCCTTATAGGTGACTTCACCGGGATGATCGGCGACCCGAGCGGCAAGAGCGCAACGCGTCCTCCGCTGACCCGCGAGCAGGTGCTCGATAATGCCGAGACCTACAAGACCCAGGTCTTCAAGATCCTGGATCCGGCCAAGACCGAAGTGGCATTCAACTCCACCTGGATGGATCAGATGGGGCCGGCGGACTTCATTCGCCTGACCTCTCAGTACACCGTTGCGCGGATGCTCGAGCGCGACGACTTCGACAAGCGCTATACCACCAATCAGCCAATCGCCATTCACGAGTTTCTCTATCCGCTGGTTCAGGGGTATGACTCGGTGGCGTTGCGCGCGGATGTCGAGCTGGGCGGGACCGACCAGAAATTCAACTTGCTGATGGGGCGTGAGCTGCAGCGTGGTTATGGTCAGGAGCCTCAGTGCATTTTGACCATGCCGTTGCTCGAAGGTCTGGATGGCGTGAAGAAGATGTCCAAGTCCTTGGGCAACTACGTCGGCATCCAGGAAGCGCCTGGCGTCATGTACAGCAAGCTGGTTTCCATTCCTGATGCGCTGATGTGGCGCTACTTCGAATTGCTCAGCTTCCGTTCCATGGATGAGATCAACGCATTCCGTGCCGATGTTGAAGCCGGTGCGAACCCGCGCGACATCAAGATCAGGCTGGCTGAGGAAATCGTTGCGCGTTTCCATGGTGAGGAGGCTGCGGCCAACGCTCATCGTGCGGCGGGTAACCGTATGAAGGAAGGCGAACTGCCGGACGATCTGCCAGAGATTGAACTGATCGCTACTGAAGACATGCCGATCGCGGCCGTCCTTAATAAGGCGGGCCTGGTGAAGAACTCGGCAATGGCTCGGGATCTGCTGGCGTCGGGCGGTGTGCGTATAGATGGTGAGGTTGTAGATCGCACCTTTATATACGTACTGGGCGCGACCCATGTTTGCCAGGCCGGAAAGAAGGCATTTGCCCGTATTACGCTCAAATCCGAATAA
- the secE gene encoding preprotein translocase subunit SecE, giving the protein MTPKAEAQSSRFDLVKWLAVVALVVVGVVGNQYYSASPILYRVLALLALAAVAAFVGLQTAKGKSFAVLVKEARTEIRKVVWPTRQETTQTTLIVVAVVLVMALLLWGLDSLLGWLVSLIVG; this is encoded by the coding sequence ATGACTCCTAAGGCTGAAGCTCAAAGCTCTCGTTTCGATCTGGTCAAGTGGCTCGCTGTCGTCGCTTTGGTGGTCGTGGGCGTTGTTGGCAATCAGTATTATTCTGCTTCGCCGATCCTGTACCGTGTGCTCGCTTTGCTTGCGCTTGCTGCTGTAGCTGCCTTTGTCGGCCTGCAGACCGCCAAGGGCAAGTCTTTCGCGGTCCTGGTTAAGGAAGCTCGTACCGAAATTCGTAAAGTCGTATGGCCAACTCGCCAAGAAACCACGCAGACCACGTTGATTGTTGTGGCTGTTGTTCTGGTTATGGCGTTGCTGTTGTGGGGGCTTGATTCCCTGCTCGGCTGGCTTGTTTCCTTGATTGTCGGCTAA
- a CDS encoding pantothenate kinase: protein MILELDCGNSFIKWRVLGADIRLVVAEGVVDSDLALLESLNGLDELTLQHCRMVSVRTADETAALISLLAGAFGVSVACAAPAREMSGVRNGYDDYEKLGLDRWLAMLGGFHLAAGACLVLDFGTAVTADFIANDGEHLGGFICPGMPLMRNQLRTHTRRIRYGDVAAERALESLVPGRATVEAVERGCSLMLRGFVLTQLELARNYWGEDFTVFLTGGDADLVAEVAPQARVVPDLVFVGLAMACPLP from the coding sequence ATGATTCTTGAGCTCGACTGTGGAAACAGTTTCATCAAGTGGCGTGTGCTCGGTGCAGACATTCGACTGGTGGTCGCTGAGGGTGTAGTCGACTCGGACCTTGCGTTGCTCGAGAGTCTGAATGGGCTGGATGAGTTAACACTGCAGCACTGTCGAATGGTCAGTGTCAGAACCGCAGATGAGACGGCGGCGCTGATTTCGCTTCTTGCGGGGGCCTTTGGTGTATCGGTGGCCTGTGCTGCGCCCGCTCGTGAAATGTCTGGCGTACGCAATGGTTATGACGATTACGAGAAGCTTGGCCTTGATCGCTGGCTTGCGATGCTGGGTGGATTTCATCTGGCTGCAGGCGCTTGTCTTGTACTGGATTTCGGTACCGCGGTGACTGCCGACTTCATAGCCAATGATGGTGAGCACCTTGGCGGATTCATTTGTCCAGGGATGCCATTGATGCGTAATCAGTTGCGTACTCATACCCGCAGAATCCGCTACGGTGACGTTGCGGCCGAGCGCGCTCTGGAAAGCCTGGTTCCTGGGCGTGCCACTGTCGAAGCGGTTGAGCGAGGGTGTTCGTTGATGCTCAGGGGGTTTGTACTGACTCAGCTCGAATTGGCTCGTAACTATTGGGGGGAGGACTTTACGGTGTTTCTCACTGGTGGGGATGCGGATCTGGTTGCGGAGGTCGCGCCGCAAGCCAGGGTGGTTCCCGATCTGGTATTTGTAGGTTTGGCTATGGCCTGCCCCTTGCCTTGA